A genomic segment from Conger conger chromosome 2, fConCon1.1, whole genome shotgun sequence encodes:
- the LOC133120090 gene encoding histone-lysine N-methyltransferase PRDM9-like yields MRRRPLVPRLITPTNCSENGMMNSPAGIKASSPSIGHDGNGNAEGEESVPSPGNHSTSDEEWHPTTDRPQADDAKPIRRKTRKHDNHLLRCPLQGCNGNDDVGTEKQQQEEVEARNDDHFYCEECQSFYLEECETHGPPSFTHDSPIPFGVPQRALLTLPPGLMVGCSSIPGAGLGVFNQRELVPVGMHFGPFEGEVTSREKALESSYAWAICRKEGVYEYIDGSRDSYSNWMRYVNCARNKEEQNLVAFQRQGGVLYRCCRPITPGQELLVSCADHYSKELGAICNSLWIKKCTTAAANLEKPAQVFKCPQCKFSSSAEHRVQRHVEQSHSRTAKARGESGERSHSCCECGQSFGSLCDLRKHERTTHTGGESHCCSECGQSFSQLIGLKRHKQRHSRERPHACTQCDKTFCWSAGLQRHAQSHVTDKSYLCAVCEKCFNQSGDLKRHQKIHTGERLYLCTDCGKSFNRFSSLRQHQRVHTGEKPYCCTHCGKCFSYSEQLKVHVRTHTGEKPFLCTECGESFRQSGDLKRHERKHTGVRPCRCDECGKSFSRPNSLKAHQLLHKGERPYHCPQCDKCFIRTGHLRRHLKKMHSSEFAVCI; encoded by the exons GCATCAAAGCTTCTTCACCCTCAATTGGCCATGATGGGAATGGTAATGCAGAGGGGGAGGAGTCTGTACCTTCTCCTGGAAACCACAGTACATCAGATGAAGAGTGGCACCCCACTACTGACAGACCACAAGCag aTGATGCAAAGCCAATAAGAAGAAAGACAAGGAAACACGACAACCATCTGCTCAGGTGTCCTCTTCAGGGCTGCAATGGAAATGACGATGTTGGTACTGAAAAGCAACAGCAGGAAGAAGTGGAGGCTAGAAATGATGATCACTTCT ACTGCGAGGAGTGCCAGTCTTTCTACTTGGAAGAGTGTGAAACCCATGGCCCTCCTTCCTTCACCCACGACTCCCCGATTCCATTTGGGGTTCCTCAGAGAGCCCTGCTCACTCTGCCCCCAGGCCTAATGGTTGGATGTTCCAGCATCCCAGGGGCAGGCCTGGGGGTGTTTAACCAGCGAGAGCTTGTGCCTGTTGGAATGCATTTCGGACCATTTGAGGGAGAGGTGACCAGCAGGGAAAAAGCCCTTGAGAGTAGCTACGCATGGGCG ATCTGCAGGAAGGAGGGTGTGTATGAATATATTGACGGTTCACGAGACTCTTACTCCAATTGGATGAG ATATGTGAACTGCGCCCGCAATAAAGAGGAGCAGAATCTGGTGGCTTTCCAGCGCCAGGGCGGTGTCCTGTATCGGTGCTGCCGCCCCATCACCCCAGGACAAGAGCTGTTGGTGTCGTGTGCTGACCATTACAGCAAGGAGCTGGGAGCCATCTGCAATTCCCTGTGGATCAAAAAGTGCACTACTGCAG ctgcaaATTTGGAGAAGCCCGCTCaggtcttcaagtgtccccagtgcaagttttcttccAGTGCAGAGCACCGCGTCCAGAGACACGTGGAACAGTCCCACTCGCGGACCGCTAAAGCCAGGGGAGAGTCAGGGGAGAGGTCACACTCCTGCTGCGAGTGCGGGCAGAGCTTCGGCTCGCTGTGCGACCTCCGGAAACACGAGCGGACCACCCACACGGGCGGGGAGTCCCACTGCTGCTCCGAGTGCGGGCAGAGCTTCAGCCAGCTGATCGGCCTGAAAAGACACAAGCAGCGGCACTCCAGGGAGAGACCCCACGCCTGCACCCAGTGCGATAAGACGTTCTGCTGGTCTGCCGGCCTGCAAAGGCACGCGCAGAGCCATGTGACCGACAAGTCCTACCTCTGCGCCGTGTGCGAGAAGTGCTTTAACCAGTCGGGGGATCTGAAGAGGCACCAGAAAATTCACACGGGGGAGAGGCTGTACCTGTGCACCGACTGCGGGAAGAGTTTCAACCGGTTCAGCAGCCTCCGGCAACACCAGCGCGTTCACACCGGGGAGAAGCCGTACTGCTGCACGCACTGCGGTAAATGCTTCTCGTACTCGGAGCAGCTGAAGGTTCACGTACGGACGCACACGGGAGAGAAGCCGTTCCTCTGCACAGAGTGCGGCGAGAGCTTTCGGCAGTCGGGAGATCTGAAACGTCACGAGCGGAAACACACGGGGGTGAGGCCCTGCCGCTGCGATGAGTGCGGAAAGAGCTTCAGCCGCCCAAACAGCCTTAAAGCGCACCAGCTACTGCACAAAGGGGAGAGACCGTATCACTGCCCTCAGTGCGACAAGTGTTTCATTCGGACTGGCCATCTGAGAAGACACCTTAAAAAAATGCACTCATCAGAATTTGCTGTGTGTATATAA